GCGGCGCGCGTCGGCGCGATCCTCGCCGACGGCCTGCGGTCCGCCGTCGGCGACCTCGACTGCGTCGCCGAGGTACGCGGCAAGGGGCTGATGCTCGGCGTCGAGTTCGTCCGGCCCGGCACGACCGAGGCCGACCCGGCGATGACCGTCCGGGTCTTCGAGGCGTGCAAGGCCGGCGGGCTGCTCGCCGGCAAGGGCGGCCTCTACGGCAACGTGCTGCGGATGGGTCCGCCGCTGACGCTGACCGAGGAGGAGGCGCGCGAGGGGCTCGCCATCCTGGTCGACGCGATCCGGTGCAGCGCGGAGGTCGCGGCATGAGCGGGAGCATCGGGCACTTCGTCGACGGCAAGCGGATCGGGGGCAGCTCCGAGCGGCGCGCCGACGTCTTCGACCCGGCCACCGGTCGGCGTACCGGTGCGGTGGAGCTGGCCTGCGCCGCGGACGTGGCGCGGGCGGTCGAGGCCGCCGAGCGGGCCGCGCGGAGCTGGCGGGACGCCTCTCTTTCCAAGCGGACGGCGGTGCTCTTCGCGCTCCGCGAGCTGGTCCACGCCCGCCGCGACCGGCTGGCCGAGCTGATCACCGCCGAGCACGGCAAGGTGCTCGCGGACGCGGCGGGCGAGGTGCAGCGCGGCCTGGAGGTGATCGAGTACGCCTGCGGCATCCCCTCGGCGCTGCGCGGCGGCTTCTCGGAGAACGTCTCCACCGAGGTCGACTCCTACAGCCTGCGTCAGCCGCTCGGGGTGGTGGCGGTGATCTCGCCGTTCAACTTCCCGGTGATGGTGCCGCTGTGGTTCGTGCCGGTCGCCATCGCCTGCGGCAACGCGGTGGTGCTGAAGCCGAGCGAGAAGACCCCGAGCGCGGCGCTGCTGCTGGCCGAGTGGTTCGCCGAGGCGGGCCTGCCCGACGGGGTGTTCAACGTGGTCAACGGCGACAAGGAGGCGGTGGACGCGCTGCTGGACCACCCCGGGGTGAAGGCGGTCTCGTTCGTCGGCTCCACCCCGGTCGCCCGCTATGTGCACCAGCGCGGGTCGATGGCGGGCAAGCGGGTGCAGGCGCTCGGCGGGGCGAAGAACCACATGGTGGTGCTCCCCGACGCCGACCTGGACCTGGCGGCCGACGCGGCGGTCAACGCCGGCTTCGGTTCGGCGGGGGAGCGGTGCATGGCGATCTCCGCCCTGGTGGCGGTGGAACCGGTCGCCGACGCCCTGGTGGCGAGGATCGCCGAGCGGATGGCCGGGTTGCGCACCGGTGACGGTCGGCGGGGCTGCGACATGGGCCCGCTGGTGACCGCCGCGCACGCGGCGAAGGTCCGCTCCTACGTGGAGTCCGGGGTCGCGGCCGGCGCGGTGCCGGTGGTGGACGGGCGGGACACCGTCCCGGACGGCGCGGCGGAGGGCTTCTGGCTGGGCCCGACGCTCTTCGACCACGTCACCCCGCAGATGTCGATCTACACGGACGAGATCTTCGGCCCGGTGCTCAGCGTGCTGCGGGTCGGCTCGTACGACGAGGCGGTCGAGCTGGTCAACGCCAACCCGTACGGCAACGGCACGGCGATCTTCACCAACGACGGTCGCGCCGCCCGGCGCTACCAGCACGAGGTGGAGGTCGGCATGGTCGGGATCAACGTGCCGATCCCGGTGCCGATGGCGTACTACTCCTTCGGCGGCTGGAAGGCGTCGCTCTTCGGCGACCTGCACGCGCACGGCGCCGACGGGGTCGCCTTCTTCACCCGGGGCAAGGTGGTCACCAGCCGCTGGCCCGACCCGAGCGGCGGTGGGGTCAACCTCGGCTTCCCCACCCAGACCTGAGCAGCCGCAGCACTCCCGCCCCGGCCAGGTACGCCACCAGCGCCGGGGCGGGCAGCCCCAGCGGTTCCGGGGCGGCCTTGCGGGTCAGGCTGTTCAGCAGCAGCCCCGCCACCACGCCCGCGTAGCCGGCCACGACAGCCCCGGTGCGCAGGGGCATCCGTCCGCCGTGCCGGGCCGCCGCCGGGTCACCGGGCGCGGCGGACCGCCGGCTGCGCGCTTCGATCGGGCCGAAGACGGCGACCAGCGCCGCCAGCACCACGGCGAGCGCGGCCAGCCAGGGGACCCGCCACGCCCACCACGCCGCCGAGCCGACCCGGGGGGTGGGCAGCACGCCGAGCGCGTCGAGCAGCCCGACCAGCAGCACGGCGGCGGTCAGGTGCCAGAGGAAGACGGTCAGCACCACCGCGTTGACCGCGATCACCGCCTGCCACGGGGCGCGGCGGCGCAGCCAGCGGGTGGCCGGGTCGCGCAGCAGCAGGACCAGCCCGAGCTGGGTGGTGGCCGCCGCGAGCAGCGCCAGGCTCGGCGGCGCGGCGTTGTCCAGCCGCTCGCCGGGCACGTTCAACATCACCACCGGGTACGGCCCGGGCACCGTCAGCAGGATCAGCGTGAGCAGCCCGCCGGCCAGCAGCACCAGCGCGGCCCGGCGGGACGTGGGCAGTCGGCGGCGGCGCGGCAGGTCCGGGGAGCGGGCGTCGTACCAGGCGAAGCCGACCTGGTGCACGGCCAGCCAGCCGAAGAGGTAGTTCCCGGTCGCCAGGCCGGCCGGCCCGAGCAGCCGGCCCAGGTCGCCGAGCGCCACCAGACCGACCAGCACCAGCGGCACGACCAGGCCGTAGCGGCGGTGCAGGGCGTACATCGGTGGGGTCAGCGGCACCACCACCAGGTAGGCGACGAGGAACCAGAGCGGGATGGTGGCGAACCAGACCACGGTGCGGACCTCGGTGGCGGCGGCACCGCGGGATGACGCCACGGCGGCGCCCACCGCCAGCACCACCAGCAGTGCGGTGGTGGGGCGGACCAGCCGCGCGCTCCGGTCGACCAGCCAGTCGGTGGCGCCGCCGCCCCGGGCGCGGTGGGTGGCCAGTGCGGCGGCGTTGGCGTACCCGCCGACCAGGAAGAAGACCGGCATCACCTGGGCCACCCAGGTCAGCGGCCAGACCCAGGGCAGGTCGCCCAGGGCGGAGTGCCCGGTGGGTCGGCCGGTCGGGTCGTGACCGATGACGGTGATGCCCCAGTGACCGATCACGACCATGGTGATGGCGAGCGCCCGGAGCAGGTCGACGTACCGCTCCCGGGTGGCCGGAGTGCGCTCGGCGAGCTGCCGCAGGCGGCGCATGGGCCCAGGCTATGTCAGCCCCGGTTGGCCGGTGCTGATAACGGTTCGGCCGTCGGGTCTTGTGATCCGCGTCCCGCTGTCGTAGAAATTCTTCAACAACTTTGCGTGAGCTGAAGACAAGCGACAGCACCGTGCCTCGACCCGACGGCCGCCACCCCCAGCGGACGCCCGTACCCGAACCGAGGAGATGTGATGAACAGGCGTGACATCCTGCGGCGCAGCGCTGCCGCCGGCCTGCTGGCCACCCCCGCCGCCGGCCTGCTCGCCGGCTGCGCGACCTCCGGCGGCGACGACGACAAGGGCGACGCCGGCACCTACCAGGGCACCAAGAGCGCGCAGAACCCGCTGGGCGTCAAGGAGGACGCCCCGCTGGAGGTGGTGATCTTCAACGGCGGCTTCGGCGAGGAGTACGCCAAGGCCCACGAGGCGATGTACCGGGAGGCCCACCCGAAGGCGAAGATCAACCACTCCGCCACCCAGGAGATCAACAAGACGCTCCAGCCCCGCTTCGTCGACGGCACCCCGCCCGACGTGGTGAACAACTCCGGCGCCGGCCAGATCGACCCCGGTGGCCTGGTCGCCCAGAACGCCCTCGCCGACCTCGGCGAGCTGCTCGCCGCGCCGAGCCTCGACATCCCCGGCAAGAGCGTCAAGGACACCCTGCTCCCCGGCGCCGTCGAGGTCGGCTCCTACGACGGCCGGTTCCTGGTGATGAACTACACCTACACCGTCTACGGCATCTGGCACTCCACCAAACTCTTCACCGAGCGCAACTGGCAGTACGCCAAGACCTGGGACGAGCACATCGCCCTCTGCAAGCAGATCAAGGCCGCCGGCATCGCCCCCTGGACGTACGCGGGCCAGCACCCGCGCTACATGAGCTGGCCGCTGATCTCCACCGCGATCAAGTTCGGCGGCCCGTCGGTCGCCACCGCGATCGACAACCTGGAGCCCAACGCCTGGAAGTCCGACGCGATGAAGGCCGCCGCCGACGCCTGGTACCAGATCGTCAAGGACAAGTTCATCCTCGACGGATCGCCCGGCCTGGACCACAAGCAGTCGCAGACCGCCTGGTGCCAGGGCAAGGCCGCCTTCATCTCCTGCGGCTCCTGGCTGGAGAGCGAGCAGAAGGACGTCACCCCGGCCGGGTTCGACATGACCGTCGCCCCGACGCCCAGCCTGAGCAGCGGCGACAAGCTGCCGTTCGAGGCGATCCGCGGCACCGCCGGTGAGCCGTTCATCGTCCCGGCCAAGGCGAAGAACGTCGCCGGCGGCCGGGAATACCTGCGTACGATGCTCTCCCGCAAGGGCGCCCAGGACTTCACCAGGAAGGTCGCCAGCCTCACCGTGGTGGCCGGCGCCACCGACGGCGTCGAGCTGCCGTTCGGGCTGTCCACCGTGGTCAAGGCGCTGGAGGCCTCCGGCGCGAACGGCTTCAACTGGGTCTACAACAACTACTACCGCAAGCTGGAGCGCAACCTCGTCGACGCCGCCTGCGGCGAGTTCTTCAGCGGCCGGTCCACCCCGGCGCAGTTCCTCGACCAGTGCCAGAAGGGCGCCGACTCGATCGCCCAGGACAGCTCGATCAAGAAGTACAAGCGGGCCGCGTGACGTCCCCGGTGGGGGCGGGACACACCCGCCTCCACCGGCCGAGCCGGAGAGGGGTCGCGCGGATGCGACACGGCAGATTCCCGCTGATCGTCAGCTTCCTGCTGCCACCGCTGGTGCTGTACGGCGTCTTCGTGCTCTCGCCGTACCTCCAGGCCTTCCAGATCTCGACCACCGACTGGCTGGGCTACTCGGCGCAGGCCGACCCGGTCGGCCTGGCCAACTTCCGCACCCTGCTGCACGACGGGTACGTCTGGAACGCGCTGACCAACAACGCGATCCTGCTGGCCGTGGTGCCGGTGCTGACCATCGTGCTCGGCCTCTTCTTCGCCACCATGCTCACCATGGGCGGACGCAAGGGCCGGGCCGGGGTCACCGGCGTGCGCGGCAGCGCGGTCTACCGGCTGGTCTACTTCTTCCCGCAGGTGCTCTCGGTGGTGATCATCGCGCTGCTGTGGAAGGAGATCTACCACCCGACCACCGGCCTGCTCAACGGCGCGCTGCGGTCGGTCGGCCTGCCCACGCCGGCCTGGCTCGGCGATCCGCGGTTCGCCTTCTGGTGCGTGCTGGCGGTGATGGTCTGGAGCAACGTCGGCTTCTACGTGGTGCTCTTCGGCGCCGCCATGCAGGCCATCCCGCGCGACATCTACGAGGCGGTGCTGCTCGACGGCGCCTCCCGCGCGGTGATGCTGCGCCGGATCACCATCCCGCTGCTCTGGGACACCGTCCAGGTGGCCTGGATCTATCTGGCCATCGCCGCGCTGGACGGGTTCATCCTGGTCCAGTTGATGACCAACGGCGGCCCGAACTTCTCCTCCGACGTGATCGGCATGCGGATGTACGACACCGCCTTCGGCAGCGAGACCAAGTTCGGGTACGCCTCGGCGATCGGCGTGGTGATGTTCTTCCTGACCCTCTCGGTGGCGGTGCTGGCACTACGGGCCGCCCGGCGCGAACGGATCGAGTACTCTTGACCACCGTCGACTCCGGCGCCCCGCCGGTCCGGGCGACCGCGCCCGAGCGCACCACCGACCGGCCGCCGCGCCGGGAGCTGGGCGTGGCGAACGCGTTCTCGCACGGCTTCCTGCTGCTCTGGGCGGCGATGACGCTGCTGCCGCTGGCCTGGCTCTTCCTCAGCTCGCTCAAGGACAACGGCGAGATCCTGGCCGACCCGTGGGGGCTGCCGGGGCGGCTGCGCCTGGACAACTGGGCGCGGGCCTGGACGACGGCGCACATCGGCCGGTACTTCCTCAACAGCGCGGTGGTCGTGGCCGGCTCGCTGACCCTGACCATGCTGCTCGGCGCCACGGCCGCGTACGTCTTCGCCCGGTACGACTTCCGGGGCCGGCAGGTGCTCTACTATCTCTTCGTCGGCGGCATGATGTTCCCGGTCTTCCTCGCCCTGGTGCCGCTCTTCTTCGTGGTGCGCAACGCCGGCCTCTTCGGCACCTGGACCGGTCTGATCCTGGTCTACACCGCCTACTCGCTGCCGTTCACGGTCTTCTTCCTGACCGCGTTCTTCCGGACCCTGCCGACGGCCGTGGCGGAGGCCGCGCTGATCGACGGCTGCGGCCACTTCCGGCTCTTCTTCCGGGTGATGCTGCCGATGGCGCGACCGGGACTGATCAGTGTCGGGATTTTCAACTTCCTCAGCCACTGGAACCAGTTCCTGCTGCCGCAGGTGCTGATGCAGGGCGACGAGTCGAAGTGGATGCTCGCCCAGGGGCTGAACGCGCTCGCCGTCAACCAGGGCTACGCCGGCGACTACGCGCAACTCTTCGCCGGCCTCGCCATCGCCGTGCTCCCGGTGCTGGTGGTCTACGTCGCCTTCCAGCGCCAGATCCAGGCGGGGCTGACCGCCGGCCAGCTCAAGTGAAGGGCCGCCCACCAGGAGTTACGGGGCAGCGGGACCGGCGGGGGCTCCTCTATGGTGGGCCGGCACATTCACCGGAACGACGGGGATCTCATGTTTGAGCTTGTCTACGAACTGCTGCTGATGCTCGGCGGCATCGCGATGATCGTCACGGGTCTGGCCATCCGGGAGCAGGGCACCGGCTCCCGGATCCTGAACGCCGTCATCGGCCTCGCCTTCTTCTGCTACGGCTTCTATCTCATGTTCCTCGCTCCGGTGGGCACCCGGTACCGGATCTTCTTCTACGCGTTCATCCTGCCGATCCTGCTCATCGTGCGGGCGGTCAAGGCGCGCAAGGAGGCGAAGGAGGCCAGAGAGGCGGCGGCCGTGCACCACCAGGTCGTCCCCGGTCAGGTCTACCCGGCCGCCCCGGGCCAGCCCGCGCAGGGCTGGCCGGCTCCCGGCCAGGCCGCGCCGCAAGGCCACCCCGGCGAGGCCCCGCAGGGCCAGTACCCGCCGCAGGGCGGCTATGGCCCGGCGCCGCAGGGCCAGTACGGCCAGGTGCCGCAGGGGCAGCCGGGCCACCCGACGGCCTGAGCGCATCACCTCCGGCGACGGCCGGTCGACCCGGGTCGGCCGGCCGTCGTTCCGCTTGACCGGTAGGAAATCTCCTACCTATTGTGGCGGCATGAGTGTCACCCACGTGCGACTGGTCTCCGTGCCGGTCCGGGACCAGGACCGGGCCCGCGACTTCTATGTCGACACGCTCGGCTTCGACCTGGTCCGGGACAACCCGATGGGGCCCGGCGGCCGCTGGGTCCAGGTCGCGCCCAAGGGGGCCGCGACGGCGCTGACCCTGGTCACCTGGTTCCCCACCATGCCGCCCGGCTCGCTCAAGGGCCTGGTCCTGGAGACCGACGACCTCGACGGCGATGTCGCCCGGCTGCGCGCGCGAGGCGTGGTGTTCGCCGAGGACGGCATCCTGACCGCGCCGTGGGGGCGTTACGTGACCTTCGACGACCCGGACGGCAACGGCATCGTGCTCCAGGCCACCCGTGTCTGACGTCTTCGCCGCGCTGGCCAGCCCCACCCGCCGCGAGCTGCTGCGCCTGCTGCGGGAACGGGGCGGGCAACCCGTCGCGCAGCTCGCCGCGCACTTCGACATGCGCCGCCCCAGCCTCTCGGAGCACCTCAAGGTGCTCAAGGACGCCGGCCTGGTGACCGAGGAGCCGATCGGCCGGCAGCGGCTCTACTCCCTGCGGCCCGAGCCGCTGCGGGAGGTCGCCGACTGGCTCGGCCCGTACGAGCGGTTCTGGCGGGCCCGCCTGGCCGACCTGCGGGACGTGCTGGACGGGCTGCCGGATGAGTGAGCCGACCAGCATCGCGGTCGACCAGTTCCTGGCCCACCCGCCGGCCCGGGTGTGGCGGGCGCTGACCGATCCGGACCTGATCGCCCGCTGGCTGATGCCGAACGACTTCGCCCCCGTCCCCGGCCACCGGTTCACCTTCCGTACCGAGCCCCGTCCGGGCCAGGGGTTCGACGGCGTCGTGCACTGCGAGGTGCTGGAGGTGGACCCGCCGCGCCGGCTGCGGTGGGCCTGGCGCGGCGGGCGGCTGGACACGGTGGTGAGCTGGACGCTCGTGCCGGAGGGGCGAGGCACCCGCCTCTTCCTGGAGCACTCCGGCTTCGACCCTGACGACCCGGTGCAGCGCCGCACGTTCACGCTGCTCGACGGCGGCTGGCGCACCCACGTCTGGCGCCGTCTCAACCGGACGCTCACCGACCTCGGCTAGGGAGCGTCCCTCGGATCAAGGCGGCTCGTTGACGAAGCGTCCACGATGCCATGAGCCGGCCGACCATTGCCTCGGCCAGCCGGCCCCCGGCCTTCGGCAAGCAGCGCCACCGGCAGCGCAGTGTCGCCGAACGCCGCATCGACCGCCGCACGCAATGGCGTGGCCTGGCCGTGCGCGCCGACAAAGCTCGCTGTGCACTACCGGGGCCGCGCTCACTCATGCAGGATTCCTGCCCTGGGCCAGGCCATGATCCGGAAGGGCCGCTTCCTGGGCGTCGTTCCTGCCCCAGTTGCCGAGTGCGACGATCGCCTCGCGCAGGGCGAACCCGCGCTCGGTCAGCGCATAGGCCCGGGTGTTGTGTCGAAGGGGCAGGCGGGCCAGCACGCCGGCCGCTTCGAGCTCGCGCAGGCGTGTCGCGAGCATGTTCGTCGGCACGCCGAGGTCGCGTTGCAGGTCGCCGTAGCGTTGTGGCCCGTCGAGCAGCCGTTCCACGATGAGCAGGGCCCACCGTGCTCCGACGATGTCGAGGGCCGCGGCGAGGTCGCTCACGCGGTCGGATCGGCGTCCGTCTTCATCCAGAACGGTGAGTAGTGGTAGCCGTCGGGGTCATCGAATTGACGCTGGTACATGAAGGGGTAGTCGTCCGTGTCACCGATCCGCCCGCCCGCGGCGCCGGCGCGGTCGATGAGTTCGTCGACCGCCTCGCGGCTGTCCAGGTCGAACGAGACCGTGACCTTGGAGGGCGTCTGAGGTCCGCCGATCAGCTCTTCGACTCCGCCGACGCTCGCGTACATCTCGCGGCTGCCGAGCATGACGTACTGCTCGGGGGCGATCGCGAAGCACGACACGTTGTGGTCGGACATCTCGGCGTTGAGGGTCCAGCCGAGGGCGGTGTAGAAGGCGGTTGCGCGCTCGACGCTCTCGACCGGGCAGGTGATGAAGAGGCTCATGCGGGCCATACT
This genomic interval from Micromonospora sp. CCTCC AA 2012012 contains the following:
- a CDS encoding winged helix-turn-helix transcriptional regulator — protein: MSDLAAALDIVGARWALLIVERLLDGPQRYGDLQRDLGVPTNMLATRLRELEAAGVLARLPLRHNTRAYALTERGFALREAIVALGNWGRNDAQEAALPDHGLAQGRNPA
- a CDS encoding carbohydrate ABC transporter permease; the encoded protein is MTTVDSGAPPVRATAPERTTDRPPRRELGVANAFSHGFLLLWAAMTLLPLAWLFLSSLKDNGEILADPWGLPGRLRLDNWARAWTTAHIGRYFLNSAVVVAGSLTLTMLLGATAAYVFARYDFRGRQVLYYLFVGGMMFPVFLALVPLFFVVRNAGLFGTWTGLILVYTAYSLPFTVFFLTAFFRTLPTAVAEAALIDGCGHFRLFFRVMLPMARPGLISVGIFNFLSHWNQFLLPQVLMQGDESKWMLAQGLNALAVNQGYAGDYAQLFAGLAIAVLPVLVVYVAFQRQIQAGLTAGQLK
- a CDS encoding SRPBCC family protein is translated as MSEPTSIAVDQFLAHPPARVWRALTDPDLIARWLMPNDFAPVPGHRFTFRTEPRPGQGFDGVVHCEVLEVDPPRRLRWAWRGGRLDTVVSWTLVPEGRGTRLFLEHSGFDPDDPVQRRTFTLLDGGWRTHVWRRLNRTLTDLG
- a CDS encoding acyltransferase family protein, encoding MRRLRQLAERTPATRERYVDLLRALAITMVVIGHWGITVIGHDPTGRPTGHSALGDLPWVWPLTWVAQVMPVFFLVGGYANAAALATHRARGGGATDWLVDRSARLVRPTTALLVVLAVGAAVASSRGAAATEVRTVVWFATIPLWFLVAYLVVVPLTPPMYALHRRYGLVVPLVLVGLVALGDLGRLLGPAGLATGNYLFGWLAVHQVGFAWYDARSPDLPRRRRLPTSRRAALVLLAGGLLTLILLTVPGPYPVVMLNVPGERLDNAAPPSLALLAAATTQLGLVLLLRDPATRWLRRRAPWQAVIAVNAVVLTVFLWHLTAAVLLVGLLDALGVLPTPRVGSAAWWAWRVPWLAALAVVLAALVAVFGPIEARSRRSAAPGDPAAARHGGRMPLRTGAVVAGYAGVVAGLLLNSLTRKAAPEPLGLPAPALVAYLAGAGVLRLLRSGWGSRG
- a CDS encoding ArsR/SmtB family transcription factor, which translates into the protein MSDVFAALASPTRRELLRLLRERGGQPVAQLAAHFDMRRPSLSEHLKVLKDAGLVTEEPIGRQRLYSLRPEPLREVADWLGPYERFWRARLADLRDVLDGLPDE
- a CDS encoding CoA-acylating methylmalonate-semialdehyde dehydrogenase; the encoded protein is MSGSIGHFVDGKRIGGSSERRADVFDPATGRRTGAVELACAADVARAVEAAERAARSWRDASLSKRTAVLFALRELVHARRDRLAELITAEHGKVLADAAGEVQRGLEVIEYACGIPSALRGGFSENVSTEVDSYSLRQPLGVVAVISPFNFPVMVPLWFVPVAIACGNAVVLKPSEKTPSAALLLAEWFAEAGLPDGVFNVVNGDKEAVDALLDHPGVKAVSFVGSTPVARYVHQRGSMAGKRVQALGGAKNHMVVLPDADLDLAADAAVNAGFGSAGERCMAISALVAVEPVADALVARIAERMAGLRTGDGRRGCDMGPLVTAAHAAKVRSYVESGVAAGAVPVVDGRDTVPDGAAEGFWLGPTLFDHVTPQMSIYTDEIFGPVLSVLRVGSYDEAVELVNANPYGNGTAIFTNDGRAARRYQHEVEVGMVGINVPIPVPMAYYSFGGWKASLFGDLHAHGADGVAFFTRGKVVTSRWPDPSGGGVNLGFPTQT
- a CDS encoding carbohydrate ABC transporter permease — its product is MRHGRFPLIVSFLLPPLVLYGVFVLSPYLQAFQISTTDWLGYSAQADPVGLANFRTLLHDGYVWNALTNNAILLAVVPVLTIVLGLFFATMLTMGGRKGRAGVTGVRGSAVYRLVYFFPQVLSVVIIALLWKEIYHPTTGLLNGALRSVGLPTPAWLGDPRFAFWCVLAVMVWSNVGFYVVLFGAAMQAIPRDIYEAVLLDGASRAVMLRRITIPLLWDTVQVAWIYLAIAALDGFILVQLMTNGGPNFSSDVIGMRMYDTAFGSETKFGYASAIGVVMFFLTLSVAVLALRAARRERIEYS
- the ngcE gene encoding N-acetylglucosamine/diacetylchitobiose ABC transporter substrate-binding protein translates to MNRRDILRRSAAAGLLATPAAGLLAGCATSGGDDDKGDAGTYQGTKSAQNPLGVKEDAPLEVVIFNGGFGEEYAKAHEAMYREAHPKAKINHSATQEINKTLQPRFVDGTPPDVVNNSGAGQIDPGGLVAQNALADLGELLAAPSLDIPGKSVKDTLLPGAVEVGSYDGRFLVMNYTYTVYGIWHSTKLFTERNWQYAKTWDEHIALCKQIKAAGIAPWTYAGQHPRYMSWPLISTAIKFGGPSVATAIDNLEPNAWKSDAMKAAADAWYQIVKDKFILDGSPGLDHKQSQTAWCQGKAAFISCGSWLESEQKDVTPAGFDMTVAPTPSLSSGDKLPFEAIRGTAGEPFIVPAKAKNVAGGREYLRTMLSRKGAQDFTRKVASLTVVAGATDGVELPFGLSTVVKALEASGANGFNWVYNNYYRKLERNLVDAACGEFFSGRSTPAQFLDQCQKGADSIAQDSSIKKYKRAA
- a CDS encoding VOC family protein yields the protein MSLFITCPVESVERATAFYTALGWTLNAEMSDHNVSCFAIAPEQYVMLGSREMYASVGGVEELIGGPQTPSKVTVSFDLDSREAVDELIDRAGAAGGRIGDTDDYPFMYQRQFDDPDGYHYSPFWMKTDADPTA
- a CDS encoding VOC family protein, whose protein sequence is MSVTHVRLVSVPVRDQDRARDFYVDTLGFDLVRDNPMGPGGRWVQVAPKGAATALTLVTWFPTMPPGSLKGLVLETDDLDGDVARLRARGVVFAEDGILTAPWGRYVTFDDPDGNGIVLQATRV